In Brevibacillus sp. DP1.3A, a single window of DNA contains:
- a CDS encoding Holliday junction resolvase RecU has translation MNHPTIHANRGQAFEKALNTTHSQYKEKRIALIDKTSGTSHIGTYKGRALYFEAISTRERTRFDLSNIDKTQYERMEEAQSHGAICFVLIDFAVFHEVMFVPFSTFQINRLHASTGGQGSIPKDDFEHYGYVVQKTKRARLDYLLLVDMMINAKPVAI, from the coding sequence TCGTGGACAAGCATTTGAAAAGGCGCTGAACACCACGCACAGCCAGTACAAAGAAAAGCGGATCGCGCTTATTGATAAAACCTCGGGAACCAGCCATATCGGAACGTATAAGGGGAGAGCCCTTTACTTCGAAGCGATAAGCACAAGGGAACGAACGCGATTCGATCTGTCGAACATCGATAAGACACAGTACGAACGCATGGAAGAAGCGCAATCGCATGGCGCTATCTGCTTTGTCCTAATCGACTTCGCCGTTTTTCATGAAGTGATGTTTGTACCATTCTCAACGTTTCAGATTAACAGGCTTCATGCAAGCACAGGCGGCCAGGGCAGCATCCCCAAAGATGATTTTGAACATTACGGATACGTTGTTCAAAAGACTAAGAGAGCGCGACTTGATTACCTGCTGCTGGTAGACATGATGATCAACGCAAAGCCGGTAGCCATATGA
- a CDS encoding site-specific integrase gives MNFVEPIRDKEKLDELKALLKKQSARNGFLLNFGVNTGLRISDILPLKVSDVRGKTHLVITEKKTGKAKRFKINQALRAAIQSYIEDMDDDDFLFASEKRPKPITRVRAYQILNGGARKIGLSEIGTHSLRKSFGYHFYQRTRDIATLQMIFNHSHPAITLKYIGITQDLIDKAIEDFSL, from the coding sequence ATGAACTTTGTAGAGCCAATTCGAGACAAAGAAAAACTCGATGAACTGAAAGCACTTTTGAAGAAGCAATCAGCACGCAACGGTTTTCTTCTGAACTTTGGCGTTAACACTGGGCTACGTATCTCCGACATTTTGCCACTGAAGGTATCTGATGTGCGCGGGAAAACACATCTTGTCATCACAGAGAAGAAGACAGGTAAGGCGAAGCGGTTCAAGATTAACCAGGCGCTGCGGGCGGCGATTCAAAGCTATATCGAGGATATGGACGATGATGACTTCTTGTTTGCTTCAGAAAAGCGCCCTAAACCAATCACAAGGGTACGCGCTTATCAAATATTGAACGGCGGAGCTCGCAAGATCGGACTAAGCGAGATCGGGACGCATTCACTTCGTAAAAGCTTCGGGTATCACTTTTATCAGCGCACGCGGGATATTGCTACGCTGCAGATGATCTTTAACCACAGCCATCCAGCAATCACGCTGAAATACATCGGGATCACTCAGGACCTGATTGACAAGGCTATAGAGGACTTCAGCTTGTAG
- a CDS encoding DNA-entry nuclease, producing the protein MILISQAGLQVEVLDFDNLGRMKFHPDYHDNHGKRFEEEELCYLAKFYKHDGRRAMSMALGRPELTVQKKYLELQKAGRLPYYKSLDYYV; encoded by the coding sequence ATGATTTTAATAAGTCAGGCTGGGCTTCAGGTGGAGGTACTAGATTTCGATAACCTTGGTCGTATGAAATTTCATCCAGACTATCACGATAACCACGGAAAACGATTTGAAGAAGAGGAACTTTGTTACCTTGCCAAGTTTTATAAACACGATGGGCGTAGAGCGATGTCCATGGCACTTGGTCGACCGGAGCTGACTGTACAAAAAAAGTACCTGGAGCTACAGAAGGCAGGGAGACTCCCTTATTACAAAAGCTTGGACTATTACGTTTGA